The Solea senegalensis isolate Sse05_10M linkage group LG4, IFAPA_SoseM_1, whole genome shotgun sequence genome includes a region encoding these proteins:
- the LOC122768643 gene encoding protein starmaker-like isoform X4 → MVRRFFLAWCVLTSCVVSGQPTYVLQGQTFQLRPPEIPGQPDEILWKHNGNKVVEFNGKEEDVYGKYQRRVILDWVTAELDITDVTSEDSGEYELEAYREKQLYHFRYELQVIDRVAKPTISCNMSNGSSNTHGTQATLTCSAEPTHPRSILKYEWQSRGNVLPGPKLTINLEDEDADQIHTCVVSNPLTNEKATFTSKSCYSDSPVALVASLVTIFIVLVCVVLAIVFCKLKRKACFAKTKTTTNKDEEQRSPAESKHLLDQASTLPSHQPLERLQGDGNMQAGVTSHNKDKDNGHRHVEGHNMDLQDETPKKGHVKGCVAIFNSKSNGQSSPSDTHRGLGLEKNTDQDEGAVSSPSPLGRKLDQDSSISKDKADVNEDQLRRNLGNEMEPNPAESKPLLDQASTLPSHQPLDRFQGDGNMEAGVTSHNKDKDNGHRHGEDHNTDLQDETPKKGLEKNTDQDEGAVSSPSPLGIKPDQDSSISKDKADVNEDQLGRHLGNEMEPDPAESEKKEDENEEAESPPAKGNSPPTADKCPPLTQSSPDMRTREGANSDQVTDETSEENVRESHSTGSVKKQPSSRGSETALHAQDPNLSQDEMHTSKDDQGDLDKALSKDESESDHKSNPKVEEMDSEEDLYLDASQQPHQSPTQTEPDDSKTLNNEAHADPEQGPENMRRPKSEESEEQSACDTADLEKGEGEGEDTAEENKKDQCGPKEEKTGSLNMSEDKEREMKTEIDD, encoded by the exons TTTCTGGACAGCCTACATATGTCCTCCAAGGGCAGACCTTCCAACTGCGACCACCAGAGATCCCTGGACAACCCGATGAAATTCTGTGGAAACACAATGGCAACAAAGTGGTGGAATTTAATGGCAAGGAAGAGGACGTGTACGGCAAATATCAACGCAGAGTCATTCTCGACTGGGTCACTGCAGAACTAGATATCACAGACGTCACATCTGAAGATAGTGGAGAATATGAATTGGAAGCGTACAGGGAAAAGCAGCTGTATCATTTTCGCTATGAATTACAGGTCATAG ACAGGGTTGCCAAGCCTACCATTTCCTGTAACATGAGTAATGGCAGCTCTAATACACATGGGACCCAGGCAACGCTGACATGCTCCGCAGAACCCACACACCCTCGGTCCATACTGAAGTATGAGTGGCAATCACGTGGAAATGTGCTGCCGGGCCCAAAGTTAACAATAAATTTGGAGGATGAAGATGCTGATCAAATACATACTTGCGTGGTGAGCAACCCTCTGACAAATGAAAAGGCTACATTCACATCAAAGAGCTGCTACTCTG ATTCACCTGTAGCCCTGGTTGCCAGCCTTGTCACTATCTTTATTGTGCTCGTATGTGTGGTGTTGGCCATAGTGTTCTGCAAACTAAAGAGAAAAG CTTGTtttgctaaaacaaaaacaacaacaaacaaagatgaGGAGCAGAGGTCACCAGCAG AATCAAAGCATCTGTTGGACCAAGCATCCACACTCCCCTCTCATCAACCACTTGAACGTCTCCAAGGTGACGGTAATATGCAAGCTGGTGTTACCAGTCACAATAAAGACAAGGACAATGGACACAGACATGTAGAAG GTCATAACATGGATTTACAAGATGAGACACCAAAAAAAG GTCATGTCAAAGGATGCGTAGCTATATTTAATTCAAAGAGTAATGGACAATCTTCACCTTCAGACACACATAGAG gtttaggtttagaGAAGAACACAGACCAGGATGAGGGAGCTGTATCTTCTCCATCCCCTCTTGGTAGAAAGCTGGATCAGGACAGTTCCATCAGCAAAGACAAAGCAGATGTCAACGAAGATCAGTTGAGAAGAAATTTAGGGAACGAGATGGAACCAAACCCAGCTG AATCAAAGCCTCTGTTGGACCAAGCATCCACACTCCCCTCTCATCAACCACTTGACCGTTTCCAAGGTGACGGTAATATGGAAGCTGGTGTTACCAGTCACAATAAAGACAAGGACAatggacacagacatggagAAG aTCATAACACAGATTTACAAGATGAGACACCAAAAAAAG GTTTAGAGAAGAACACAGACCAGGATGAGGGAGCTGTATCTTCTCCATCCCCGCTTGGTATAAAGCCGGATCAGGACAGTTCCATCAGCAAAGACAAAGCAGATGTCAACGAAGATCAGTTGGGAAGACATTTAGGGAACGAGATGGAACCAGACCCAGCTG AATCGGAGAAAAAGGAAGATGAAAATGAAGAGGCAGAGTCTCCTCCTGCAAAGGGCAATTCTCCTCCCACTGCTGATAAGTGTCCACCTTTGACCCAAAGCTCTCCCGATATGAGAACTAGGGAAGGTGCCAACTCAGACCAGGTTACTGATGAAACTTCAGAGGAAAATGTCAGAGAGTCTCACTCAACAGGCTCGGTGAAGAAGCAGCCATCATCAAGAGGATCAGAAACTGCTTTACATGCACAAGACCCAAACTTGTCTCAGGATGAAATGCACACAAGTAAAGACGACCAGGGAGACTTGGACAAAGCACTTTCTAAAGATGAAAGTGAATCAGATCATAAAAGTAATCCGAAGGTGGAAGAAATGGATTCAGAGGAGGATCTGTATTTAGATGCCTCTCAGCAGCCTCATCAGAGTCCCACACAAACAGAACCTGATGACTCTAAAACTCTGAACAATGAGGCCCATGCAGATCCAGAGCAAGGACCAGAAAATATGAGAAGGCCCAAGTCGGAGGAGTCCGAGGAACAATCAGCCTGCGACACAGCAGATTTAGAAAAGGGTGAGGGTGAAGGTGAAGATACagctgaggaaaacaaaaaggaccAATGCGGCCcaaaggaagaaaagacagGCAGCCTCAACATGAGTgaggataaagagagagaaatgaaaactgaaattgACGACTAG
- the LOC122768643 gene encoding midasin-like isoform X1, protein MVRRFFLAWCVLTSCVVSGQPTYVLQGQTFQLRPPEIPGQPDEILWKHNGNKVVEFNGKEEDVYGKYQRRVILDWVTAELDITDVTSEDSGEYELEAYREKQLYHFRYELQVIDRVAKPTISCNMSNGSSNTHGTQATLTCSAEPTHPRSILKYEWQSRGNVLPGPKLTINLEDEDADQIHTCVVSNPLTNEKATFTSKSCYSDSPVALVASLVTIFIVLVCVVLAIVFCKLKRKACFAKTKTTTNKDEEQRSPAESKHLLDQASTLPSHQPLERLQGDGNMQAGVTSHNKDKDNGHRHVEGHNMDLQDETPKKGHVKGCVAIFNSKSNGQSSPSDTHRGLGLEKNTDQDEGAVSSPSPLGRKLDQDSSISKDKADVNEDQLRRNLGNEMEPNPAESKPLLDQASTLPSHQPLDRFQGDGNMEAGVTSHNKDKDNGHRHGEDHNTDLQDETPKKGHVKQQVDKFTPKSNGQSSPPDTQRGLGLEKNTDQDEGAVSSPSPLGIKPDQDSSISKDKADVNEDQLGRHLGNEMEPDPAESEKKEDENEEAESPPAKGNSPPTADKCPPLTQSSPDMRTREGANSDQVTDETSEENVRESHSTGSVKKQPSSRGSETALHAQDPNLSQDEMHTSKDDQGDLDKALSKDESESDHKSNPKVEEMDSEEDLYLDASQQPHQSPTQTEPDDSKTLNNEAHADPEQGPENMRRPKSEESEEQSACDTADLEKGEGEGEDTAEENKKDQCGPKEEKTGSLNMSEDKEREMKTEIDD, encoded by the exons TTTCTGGACAGCCTACATATGTCCTCCAAGGGCAGACCTTCCAACTGCGACCACCAGAGATCCCTGGACAACCCGATGAAATTCTGTGGAAACACAATGGCAACAAAGTGGTGGAATTTAATGGCAAGGAAGAGGACGTGTACGGCAAATATCAACGCAGAGTCATTCTCGACTGGGTCACTGCAGAACTAGATATCACAGACGTCACATCTGAAGATAGTGGAGAATATGAATTGGAAGCGTACAGGGAAAAGCAGCTGTATCATTTTCGCTATGAATTACAGGTCATAG ACAGGGTTGCCAAGCCTACCATTTCCTGTAACATGAGTAATGGCAGCTCTAATACACATGGGACCCAGGCAACGCTGACATGCTCCGCAGAACCCACACACCCTCGGTCCATACTGAAGTATGAGTGGCAATCACGTGGAAATGTGCTGCCGGGCCCAAAGTTAACAATAAATTTGGAGGATGAAGATGCTGATCAAATACATACTTGCGTGGTGAGCAACCCTCTGACAAATGAAAAGGCTACATTCACATCAAAGAGCTGCTACTCTG ATTCACCTGTAGCCCTGGTTGCCAGCCTTGTCACTATCTTTATTGTGCTCGTATGTGTGGTGTTGGCCATAGTGTTCTGCAAACTAAAGAGAAAAG CTTGTtttgctaaaacaaaaacaacaacaaacaaagatgaGGAGCAGAGGTCACCAGCAG AATCAAAGCATCTGTTGGACCAAGCATCCACACTCCCCTCTCATCAACCACTTGAACGTCTCCAAGGTGACGGTAATATGCAAGCTGGTGTTACCAGTCACAATAAAGACAAGGACAATGGACACAGACATGTAGAAG GTCATAACATGGATTTACAAGATGAGACACCAAAAAAAG GTCATGTCAAAGGATGCGTAGCTATATTTAATTCAAAGAGTAATGGACAATCTTCACCTTCAGACACACATAGAG gtttaggtttagaGAAGAACACAGACCAGGATGAGGGAGCTGTATCTTCTCCATCCCCTCTTGGTAGAAAGCTGGATCAGGACAGTTCCATCAGCAAAGACAAAGCAGATGTCAACGAAGATCAGTTGAGAAGAAATTTAGGGAACGAGATGGAACCAAACCCAGCTG AATCAAAGCCTCTGTTGGACCAAGCATCCACACTCCCCTCTCATCAACCACTTGACCGTTTCCAAGGTGACGGTAATATGGAAGCTGGTGTTACCAGTCACAATAAAGACAAGGACAatggacacagacatggagAAG aTCATAACACAGATTTACAAGATGAGACACCAAAAAAAG GTCATGTCAAACAACAAGTTGATAAATTTACTCCAAAGAGTAATGGACAATCTTCACctccagacacacagagagg TTTAGGTTTAGAGAAGAACACAGACCAGGATGAGGGAGCTGTATCTTCTCCATCCCCGCTTGGTATAAAGCCGGATCAGGACAGTTCCATCAGCAAAGACAAAGCAGATGTCAACGAAGATCAGTTGGGAAGACATTTAGGGAACGAGATGGAACCAGACCCAGCTG AATCGGAGAAAAAGGAAGATGAAAATGAAGAGGCAGAGTCTCCTCCTGCAAAGGGCAATTCTCCTCCCACTGCTGATAAGTGTCCACCTTTGACCCAAAGCTCTCCCGATATGAGAACTAGGGAAGGTGCCAACTCAGACCAGGTTACTGATGAAACTTCAGAGGAAAATGTCAGAGAGTCTCACTCAACAGGCTCGGTGAAGAAGCAGCCATCATCAAGAGGATCAGAAACTGCTTTACATGCACAAGACCCAAACTTGTCTCAGGATGAAATGCACACAAGTAAAGACGACCAGGGAGACTTGGACAAAGCACTTTCTAAAGATGAAAGTGAATCAGATCATAAAAGTAATCCGAAGGTGGAAGAAATGGATTCAGAGGAGGATCTGTATTTAGATGCCTCTCAGCAGCCTCATCAGAGTCCCACACAAACAGAACCTGATGACTCTAAAACTCTGAACAATGAGGCCCATGCAGATCCAGAGCAAGGACCAGAAAATATGAGAAGGCCCAAGTCGGAGGAGTCCGAGGAACAATCAGCCTGCGACACAGCAGATTTAGAAAAGGGTGAGGGTGAAGGTGAAGATACagctgaggaaaacaaaaaggaccAATGCGGCCcaaaggaagaaaagacagGCAGCCTCAACATGAGTgaggataaagagagagaaatgaaaactgaaattgACGACTAG
- the LOC122768643 gene encoding myb-like protein X isoform X11, producing the protein MVRRFFLAWCVLTSCVVSGQPTYVLQGQTFQLRPPEIPGQPDEILWKHNGNKVVEFNGKEEDVYGKYQRRVILDWVTAELDITDVTSEDSGEYELEAYREKQLYHFRYELQVIDRVAKPTISCNMSNGSSNTHGTQATLTCSAEPTHPRSILKYEWQSRGNVLPGPKLTINLEDEDADQIHTCVVSNPLTNEKATFTSKSCYSDSPVALVASLVTIFIVLVCVVLAIVFCKLKRKACFAKTKTTTNKDEEQRSPAESKHLLDQASTLPSHQPLERLQGDGNMQAGVTSHNKDKDNGHRHVEGHNMDLQDETPKKGHVKGCVAIFNSKSNGQSSPSDTHRGLGLEKNTDQDEGAVSSPSPLGRKLDQDSSISKDKADVNEDQLRRNLGNEMEPNPAESEKKEDENEEAESPPAKGNSPPTADKCPPLTQSSPDMRTREGANSDQVTDETSEENVRESHSTGSVKKQPSSRGSETALHAQDPNLSQDEMHTSKDDQGDLDKALSKDESESDHKSNPKVEEMDSEEDLYLDASQQPHQSPTQTEPDDSKTLNNEAHADPEQGPENMRRPKSEESEEQSACDTADLEKGEGEGEDTAEENKKDQCGPKEEKTGSLNMSEDKEREMKTEIDD; encoded by the exons TTTCTGGACAGCCTACATATGTCCTCCAAGGGCAGACCTTCCAACTGCGACCACCAGAGATCCCTGGACAACCCGATGAAATTCTGTGGAAACACAATGGCAACAAAGTGGTGGAATTTAATGGCAAGGAAGAGGACGTGTACGGCAAATATCAACGCAGAGTCATTCTCGACTGGGTCACTGCAGAACTAGATATCACAGACGTCACATCTGAAGATAGTGGAGAATATGAATTGGAAGCGTACAGGGAAAAGCAGCTGTATCATTTTCGCTATGAATTACAGGTCATAG ACAGGGTTGCCAAGCCTACCATTTCCTGTAACATGAGTAATGGCAGCTCTAATACACATGGGACCCAGGCAACGCTGACATGCTCCGCAGAACCCACACACCCTCGGTCCATACTGAAGTATGAGTGGCAATCACGTGGAAATGTGCTGCCGGGCCCAAAGTTAACAATAAATTTGGAGGATGAAGATGCTGATCAAATACATACTTGCGTGGTGAGCAACCCTCTGACAAATGAAAAGGCTACATTCACATCAAAGAGCTGCTACTCTG ATTCACCTGTAGCCCTGGTTGCCAGCCTTGTCACTATCTTTATTGTGCTCGTATGTGTGGTGTTGGCCATAGTGTTCTGCAAACTAAAGAGAAAAG CTTGTtttgctaaaacaaaaacaacaacaaacaaagatgaGGAGCAGAGGTCACCAGCAG AATCAAAGCATCTGTTGGACCAAGCATCCACACTCCCCTCTCATCAACCACTTGAACGTCTCCAAGGTGACGGTAATATGCAAGCTGGTGTTACCAGTCACAATAAAGACAAGGACAATGGACACAGACATGTAGAAG GTCATAACATGGATTTACAAGATGAGACACCAAAAAAAG GTCATGTCAAAGGATGCGTAGCTATATTTAATTCAAAGAGTAATGGACAATCTTCACCTTCAGACACACATAGAG gtttaggtttagaGAAGAACACAGACCAGGATGAGGGAGCTGTATCTTCTCCATCCCCTCTTGGTAGAAAGCTGGATCAGGACAGTTCCATCAGCAAAGACAAAGCAGATGTCAACGAAGATCAGTTGAGAAGAAATTTAGGGAACGAGATGGAACCAAACCCAGCTG AATCGGAGAAAAAGGAAGATGAAAATGAAGAGGCAGAGTCTCCTCCTGCAAAGGGCAATTCTCCTCCCACTGCTGATAAGTGTCCACCTTTGACCCAAAGCTCTCCCGATATGAGAACTAGGGAAGGTGCCAACTCAGACCAGGTTACTGATGAAACTTCAGAGGAAAATGTCAGAGAGTCTCACTCAACAGGCTCGGTGAAGAAGCAGCCATCATCAAGAGGATCAGAAACTGCTTTACATGCACAAGACCCAAACTTGTCTCAGGATGAAATGCACACAAGTAAAGACGACCAGGGAGACTTGGACAAAGCACTTTCTAAAGATGAAAGTGAATCAGATCATAAAAGTAATCCGAAGGTGGAAGAAATGGATTCAGAGGAGGATCTGTATTTAGATGCCTCTCAGCAGCCTCATCAGAGTCCCACACAAACAGAACCTGATGACTCTAAAACTCTGAACAATGAGGCCCATGCAGATCCAGAGCAAGGACCAGAAAATATGAGAAGGCCCAAGTCGGAGGAGTCCGAGGAACAATCAGCCTGCGACACAGCAGATTTAGAAAAGGGTGAGGGTGAAGGTGAAGATACagctgaggaaaacaaaaaggaccAATGCGGCCcaaaggaagaaaagacagGCAGCCTCAACATGAGTgaggataaagagagagaaatgaaaactgaaattgACGACTAG
- the LOC122768643 gene encoding myb-like protein X isoform X8: MVRRFFLAWCVLTSCVVSGQPTYVLQGQTFQLRPPEIPGQPDEILWKHNGNKVVEFNGKEEDVYGKYQRRVILDWVTAELDITDVTSEDSGEYELEAYREKQLYHFRYELQVIDRVAKPTISCNMSNGSSNTHGTQATLTCSAEPTHPRSILKYEWQSRGNVLPGPKLTINLEDEDADQIHTCVVSNPLTNEKATFTSKSCYSDSPVALVASLVTIFIVLVCVVLAIVFCKLKRKACFAKTKTTTNKDEEQRSPAESKHLLDQASTLPSHQPLERLQGDGNMQAGVTSHNKDKDNGHRHVEDHNTDLQDETPKKGHVKQQVDKFTPKSNGQSSPPDTQRGLGLEKNTDQDEGAVSSPSPLGIKPDQDSSISKDKADVNEDQLGRHLGNEMEPDPAESEKKEDENEEAESPPAKGNSPPTADKCPPLTQSSPDMRTREGANSDQVTDETSEENVRESHSTGSVKKQPSSRGSETALHAQDPNLSQDEMHTSKDDQGDLDKALSKDESESDHKSNPKVEEMDSEEDLYLDASQQPHQSPTQTEPDDSKTLNNEAHADPEQGPENMRRPKSEESEEQSACDTADLEKGEGEGEDTAEENKKDQCGPKEEKTGSLNMSEDKEREMKTEIDD; this comes from the exons TTTCTGGACAGCCTACATATGTCCTCCAAGGGCAGACCTTCCAACTGCGACCACCAGAGATCCCTGGACAACCCGATGAAATTCTGTGGAAACACAATGGCAACAAAGTGGTGGAATTTAATGGCAAGGAAGAGGACGTGTACGGCAAATATCAACGCAGAGTCATTCTCGACTGGGTCACTGCAGAACTAGATATCACAGACGTCACATCTGAAGATAGTGGAGAATATGAATTGGAAGCGTACAGGGAAAAGCAGCTGTATCATTTTCGCTATGAATTACAGGTCATAG ACAGGGTTGCCAAGCCTACCATTTCCTGTAACATGAGTAATGGCAGCTCTAATACACATGGGACCCAGGCAACGCTGACATGCTCCGCAGAACCCACACACCCTCGGTCCATACTGAAGTATGAGTGGCAATCACGTGGAAATGTGCTGCCGGGCCCAAAGTTAACAATAAATTTGGAGGATGAAGATGCTGATCAAATACATACTTGCGTGGTGAGCAACCCTCTGACAAATGAAAAGGCTACATTCACATCAAAGAGCTGCTACTCTG ATTCACCTGTAGCCCTGGTTGCCAGCCTTGTCACTATCTTTATTGTGCTCGTATGTGTGGTGTTGGCCATAGTGTTCTGCAAACTAAAGAGAAAAG CTTGTtttgctaaaacaaaaacaacaacaaacaaagatgaGGAGCAGAGGTCACCAGCAG AATCAAAGCATCTGTTGGACCAAGCATCCACACTCCCCTCTCATCAACCACTTGAACGTCTCCAAGGTGACGGTAATATGCAAGCTGGTGTTACCAGTCACAATAAAGACAAGGACAATGGACACAGACATGTAGAAG aTCATAACACAGATTTACAAGATGAGACACCAAAAAAAG GTCATGTCAAACAACAAGTTGATAAATTTACTCCAAAGAGTAATGGACAATCTTCACctccagacacacagagagg TTTAGGTTTAGAGAAGAACACAGACCAGGATGAGGGAGCTGTATCTTCTCCATCCCCGCTTGGTATAAAGCCGGATCAGGACAGTTCCATCAGCAAAGACAAAGCAGATGTCAACGAAGATCAGTTGGGAAGACATTTAGGGAACGAGATGGAACCAGACCCAGCTG AATCGGAGAAAAAGGAAGATGAAAATGAAGAGGCAGAGTCTCCTCCTGCAAAGGGCAATTCTCCTCCCACTGCTGATAAGTGTCCACCTTTGACCCAAAGCTCTCCCGATATGAGAACTAGGGAAGGTGCCAACTCAGACCAGGTTACTGATGAAACTTCAGAGGAAAATGTCAGAGAGTCTCACTCAACAGGCTCGGTGAAGAAGCAGCCATCATCAAGAGGATCAGAAACTGCTTTACATGCACAAGACCCAAACTTGTCTCAGGATGAAATGCACACAAGTAAAGACGACCAGGGAGACTTGGACAAAGCACTTTCTAAAGATGAAAGTGAATCAGATCATAAAAGTAATCCGAAGGTGGAAGAAATGGATTCAGAGGAGGATCTGTATTTAGATGCCTCTCAGCAGCCTCATCAGAGTCCCACACAAACAGAACCTGATGACTCTAAAACTCTGAACAATGAGGCCCATGCAGATCCAGAGCAAGGACCAGAAAATATGAGAAGGCCCAAGTCGGAGGAGTCCGAGGAACAATCAGCCTGCGACACAGCAGATTTAGAAAAGGGTGAGGGTGAAGGTGAAGATACagctgaggaaaacaaaaaggaccAATGCGGCCcaaaggaagaaaagacagGCAGCCTCAACATGAGTgaggataaagagagagaaatgaaaactgaaattgACGACTAG
- the LOC122768643 gene encoding midasin-like isoform X10: MVRRFFLAWCVLTSCVVSGQPTYVLQGQTFQLRPPEIPGQPDEILWKHNGNKVVEFNGKEEDVYGKYQRRVILDWVTAELDITDVTSEDSGEYELEAYREKQLYHFRYELQVIDRVAKPTISCNMSNGSSNTHGTQATLTCSAEPTHPRSILKYEWQSRGNVLPGPKLTINLEDEDADQIHTCVVSNPLTNEKATFTSKSCYSDSPVALVASLVTIFIVLVCVVLAIVFCKLKRKACFAKTKTTTNKDEEQRSPAESKHLLDQASTLPSHQPLERLQGDGNMQAGVTSHNKDKDNGHRHVEGHNMDLQDETPKKGHVKGCVAIFNSKSNGQSSPSDTHRGLGLEKNTDQDEGAVSSPSPLGIKPDQDSSISKDKADVNEDQLGRHLGNEMEPDPAESEKKEDENEEAESPPAKGNSPPTADKCPPLTQSSPDMRTREGANSDQVTDETSEENVRESHSTGSVKKQPSSRGSETALHAQDPNLSQDEMHTSKDDQGDLDKALSKDESESDHKSNPKVEEMDSEEDLYLDASQQPHQSPTQTEPDDSKTLNNEAHADPEQGPENMRRPKSEESEEQSACDTADLEKGEGEGEDTAEENKKDQCGPKEEKTGSLNMSEDKEREMKTEIDD; encoded by the exons TTTCTGGACAGCCTACATATGTCCTCCAAGGGCAGACCTTCCAACTGCGACCACCAGAGATCCCTGGACAACCCGATGAAATTCTGTGGAAACACAATGGCAACAAAGTGGTGGAATTTAATGGCAAGGAAGAGGACGTGTACGGCAAATATCAACGCAGAGTCATTCTCGACTGGGTCACTGCAGAACTAGATATCACAGACGTCACATCTGAAGATAGTGGAGAATATGAATTGGAAGCGTACAGGGAAAAGCAGCTGTATCATTTTCGCTATGAATTACAGGTCATAG ACAGGGTTGCCAAGCCTACCATTTCCTGTAACATGAGTAATGGCAGCTCTAATACACATGGGACCCAGGCAACGCTGACATGCTCCGCAGAACCCACACACCCTCGGTCCATACTGAAGTATGAGTGGCAATCACGTGGAAATGTGCTGCCGGGCCCAAAGTTAACAATAAATTTGGAGGATGAAGATGCTGATCAAATACATACTTGCGTGGTGAGCAACCCTCTGACAAATGAAAAGGCTACATTCACATCAAAGAGCTGCTACTCTG ATTCACCTGTAGCCCTGGTTGCCAGCCTTGTCACTATCTTTATTGTGCTCGTATGTGTGGTGTTGGCCATAGTGTTCTGCAAACTAAAGAGAAAAG CTTGTtttgctaaaacaaaaacaacaacaaacaaagatgaGGAGCAGAGGTCACCAGCAG AATCAAAGCATCTGTTGGACCAAGCATCCACACTCCCCTCTCATCAACCACTTGAACGTCTCCAAGGTGACGGTAATATGCAAGCTGGTGTTACCAGTCACAATAAAGACAAGGACAATGGACACAGACATGTAGAAG GTCATAACATGGATTTACAAGATGAGACACCAAAAAAAG GTCATGTCAAAGGATGCGTAGCTATATTTAATTCAAAGAGTAATGGACAATCTTCACCTTCAGACACACATAGAGG TTTAGGTTTAGAGAAGAACACAGACCAGGATGAGGGAGCTGTATCTTCTCCATCCCCGCTTGGTATAAAGCCGGATCAGGACAGTTCCATCAGCAAAGACAAAGCAGATGTCAACGAAGATCAGTTGGGAAGACATTTAGGGAACGAGATGGAACCAGACCCAGCTG AATCGGAGAAAAAGGAAGATGAAAATGAAGAGGCAGAGTCTCCTCCTGCAAAGGGCAATTCTCCTCCCACTGCTGATAAGTGTCCACCTTTGACCCAAAGCTCTCCCGATATGAGAACTAGGGAAGGTGCCAACTCAGACCAGGTTACTGATGAAACTTCAGAGGAAAATGTCAGAGAGTCTCACTCAACAGGCTCGGTGAAGAAGCAGCCATCATCAAGAGGATCAGAAACTGCTTTACATGCACAAGACCCAAACTTGTCTCAGGATGAAATGCACACAAGTAAAGACGACCAGGGAGACTTGGACAAAGCACTTTCTAAAGATGAAAGTGAATCAGATCATAAAAGTAATCCGAAGGTGGAAGAAATGGATTCAGAGGAGGATCTGTATTTAGATGCCTCTCAGCAGCCTCATCAGAGTCCCACACAAACAGAACCTGATGACTCTAAAACTCTGAACAATGAGGCCCATGCAGATCCAGAGCAAGGACCAGAAAATATGAGAAGGCCCAAGTCGGAGGAGTCCGAGGAACAATCAGCCTGCGACACAGCAGATTTAGAAAAGGGTGAGGGTGAAGGTGAAGATACagctgaggaaaacaaaaaggaccAATGCGGCCcaaaggaagaaaagacagGCAGCCTCAACATGAGTgaggataaagagagagaaatgaaaactgaaattgACGACTAG